The region TCCTCGTCGCGGCAGCAGTGGCGGGGCTCAGGGTGCAGGAGGTTCCGGTCCGCGTGCTGGCCCGCGTCGCCGGTGAGTCGCGCAAGCCGCCGACCCTGCGCTACGCGATCGGGTTCCTGCGCACGATCGTGCGGACGCGCTGGCACGGCCGCCGAGGAGCGCTTCGCCGTGTCCGTTGAGACCGCGATCCCGCTGCCGCGTGACGTCGACGCCGACCGGGCACGCGACTGGCGGCCGTTGCTCGCCGCCGGGCTCACGTTGCTTCTCGCGGCCGCGATCGCCCTGCGGTTCTGGGCCACGTCGCCGATGTGGCTGGACGAGGCGCAGACCGTGGAGATCGCCCGACGGGCGCCCGGGCACCTGTTCGCGGCCTTGCGGCACGACGGCTCGCCGCCGCTCTACTACCTGGTCCTGCATGGCTGGATGCAGCTCGTCGGCACCGGCACGCTCGCCGTGCGCGCGCTGTCCGGCATCTTCGCGGTCGCGGCGCTGCCCGCGATGTGGTTCGCCGTACGCCGGCTGACCCGGAGCCGCCCCTCGGCGTGGGTCGCGGTGGTGCTGCTCGCGACGTGCCCGTTCGCGGTGCGCTACGCGACCGAGGCGCGGATGTACTCCCTGCTCATCCTGCTCGTGCTGCTGGCGGCCATCGCCTTCGAGCGGGTGTGGGCCGCGCCCCGGCCGATCACCGTGGCCGCCGCGGCGTTCCTCACGGCGTGCCTCGTGCTGACGCACTACTGGGCGCTGTTCCTCGTCGCCGTGTCCGGAGCGGGCGCGCTGGTGGCCGCGTTGCGCGGCGTACGACGAGCCCGCCCGGTCGTGCTCGCGCTGGCGCTCGGCTGTCTCGCCTTCGTGCCGTGGCTGCCGTCGTTCCTCTACCAGACCGCGCACACCGGTGCCCCGTGGGGACGCCCGCCCGACCTGGGGACGGCCCTCGGTGCGCCGCGCGCGTGGGCCGGCGGCGGCACCGGCGCCGTGCTGCTCGCCATCGCCTACTACGCGCTTCCGGTGCTCGCGATCGCCGGCACCGCGTTGCCGACCGGCGGCATCCTGCTGCGCCGGCCGTGGCGGCTCGCGCCCTCCGTCGCCATCGGCGTCGCGCTCGCGACGATGCTGCTCGGCGTCGCCGTGAGCGGCGCGCTCGGCTCGGCCTACGCCGCCCGTTACAGCGCGGTTGTGCTGGCGCCGTTCCTCCTCGGGCTGGCCGGCGGGCTGATGGTCCTTCCCGCCCGGTCGCGGTTCCTGGTCGGGGGAGCGGTCGTGGCGTTGGGGCTCGCCGTCTCGCTGGCCTACCCGCACCAGCTGCGCACGCAGGCGCAGCAGGTGGCCGACGCGTTGGCTGCCGCCGAGCCCGGCGACGTCGTGGTCTTCTGCCCCGACCAGCTCGGGCCGGCCGTGCACCGCCTCGCTCCGGATGCGGGACGTCAGGAGGTCTTCCCGACCGGGCGCAGCCCGGCGATGGTCGACTGGGTCGACTACGCAGACCGCAACGCCGCGGCCGACCCGCTGGCGTTCTCCGACCTGGTGCTGGGCCAGGCGGGCTCGCATGCGGTGTGGCTGGTCTACGCCAACGGCTACCCGACTTTCGGGGACGACTGCGGCGATCTGTTCGAGGACTTCACCGCGGCTCGGGGCGACCCGCTGATCGCCGTACACAACCACGGCAGCCGGGTGCTGGAGCACGAGCGGGTCGCGGTGTTCCTGCCACAATGACCGCCAACCCCGTCGCCAGGACGATCCCGGCTCCGGCACTCCCGGTCCGCCGCGACGTCGTGCTGGCCTGGCGGGAGTGCCTGCTCATCGCGCTGCTGGGCTGGGTGATCGCGCACGCGATCGTCGGGCTGGCGATCGCCTGCCTGTTCGCCAGCGGCCACGGCTGGATGCAGTCCGGCTCGGCCCCCGGGTCCTACGGGCTGTTCGTCTGGGACGGCGCCTGGTATCGCGCGATCGCCCAGCACGGCTACGGGCCGCTCGGGCGTGAGGCCGTGCGCTTCTTCCCGCTGCTGCCCGGTATCGGCGCGCTGGGTGAGGTCGTGGGGCTCCCGGCCACGGTGCTCCTCCCGCTCGTCACCAACGCCTGCGGTCTGGGCTTCGCGATGCTCGTCGTGCGCATCGTCGCCGAGGAACTGGGTGACAACCGCCTCGCCCGTCGCTCCGGTCTGCTGCTGCAGCTCGTTCCGGGCGCGGGTGTGCTGGTGCTGCCCTACACCGAGTCGGTGGCCGGGGCGCTGGCGGCGGGCTACTTCCTGCTGCTGCGTCGCGATCGTGCCTGGTGGGCGGCCGGCCTGGGCCTCCTGTCGGGCCTGGCCCGCCCGACGGGTCCGCTGCTCGCGGTGGCCGGCGCGTGCAGCCTCGTCACCGCCCGCGGCGCGCGCGACCGCTCCCGCTCGACGGTGGTGACCCTCGCGCCCATCGCCGGGACGATTGCCTACTGCGGCTGGGTGTGGTGGCGCTTCGGCGACTTCCTGCTGCCCTACACGGCCCAGACGACGCCCGGCATGAGAGGCGGGTTCTTCGCCAGCCCGCTGGCCGGGCTCACCGCCAACTCCCACGGCGGGCTGGACTGGCGGGCCAACATCGTGATCGTCGCCGTCGTGCTGCTCCTGATGGCGCTCTCGGTGCGGCTGCTGCCGGCGCGCTACGTGTGGTGGTCCGCGGCGATGGTGGTCGCGTCACTGACGTCGGCGCGCCTGCACTCGCTGCCGCGCTACTGCGCCGCGATCTTTCCGCTCGTCATCGTGCTCGCCGCGCTGCCACAGCGGCGATGGTCCTGGCGGGTGACGCTCGGCGTCTGCGCGGCGTCGATGTGGGCGATCGCCGGCATCGGCTTCACGCCGTTCTACACGCTTTGACGGCGCCGGCCTGCGCCGGTCTCAGAGGGTTTCGCGGGCGCCGGCCTCCTCGTGCACGTGCGCGACCTCGTCCTGCACGCTGCCGGCCAGGGCTTTCTTGCCCTTGCCGCGTCGCATCGTGGCGGCGAGCGGTTTGCGCTTCGTGTCCTCGATCTCGAACGCGAACGCGGCGAGCACCGCGAGGAAGAACAGCGCGAGCCCGAGCCAGCCGGCGGTGGCCTTCCACGTGCTCGAGCCACTCATCTCGTAGGCGCCGGTGACGAAGAAGCGAGCCGCAGCGGTGCCGAGCACGACGGCGGCCAGCACCTTGGTCTCCAGGGCGCCGAGCACGGGCACCAGCAGTGCGGTGCCGCTGGCGAGCAGCAGCAGCCCGAGGCCGCCGCTGGTCGTCGCGGAGGCAGGGCTCACGTAGTAGACGAGCCCGACCGCGAACCACGTGCCGGTCAGCACGCCCATGCCGGTCGCGGCGACCGAGTCGCGGCTGAGGAAGCCGTAGACGGTCGCGACGAGCTGCAACATCGCCGTGAAGGACATCAGGATGAGCCCGACGAACGGCTTCTGGAGCGGGCTGATCCAGCCGAGCTGCAGCCCGCTCACCACGAACGTCGCCGCCGCCAGCCCGAGGAAGCCGAGCGAGATCGGGGTCGCGATGGGGCGTACGACGATGCGGGTGATCGCCGCCGGCGACGGATTGGTGGCCGGCGGCGTCGCAGCCGCGGCCCGCTTGCGCGCAGGGGTGGGGGCGGGTGCCGTCATGCGCGCCGCCGCTCGACGTCGGCGGGCCGGTCGCCGCCGCGCCCGAAAGGCGCTCGTTCGCCCCAGGCGTCCGCAACGCGGTCAGGCATTGACATCCCTCCTGTTCAGGACTTCGACCCGACACGTGGGGTGCCGGCCTCACGTCACTGGGGCCCTGCCCGGGCGGGGGCGGGAAGATGCCAGGGTGCGGGTGTTCACGCTGACCGAGGCTGCGCGCCCGGACGCCATTCGCAACCGGCCGGACGCCCACTGGTTCGTCGTCGGCACCGTCTGCGTGGGCGCCTTCATGGGCCAGCTCGACGCGAGCATCGTCACCCTCGCCTTCCCGGCGCTGCGCAAGGAGTTCCACGCGTCGATCGGGTCCGTCGAGTGGGTGGCCCTGGCCTACCTGCTGACGCTGATCGCCACGGTGCCGGCGATCGGCCGGCTCGCCGACGTCGCCGGGCGCAAGCTGCTCTACGTCTACGGGTTCGTGGTCTTCTCGCTGGCCTCGGTGGCCTGCGGGCTGGCCCCCAACCTCGTCAGCCTGGACGTGCTGCGCGTCGTGCAGGCGATCGGCGCGGCGATGCTGCAGGCCAACTCGGTGGCCCTCATCACCCTCGCGATGCCGCGCGGCATGCTCGGCCGCGGCATCGGCGTGCAGGGAGCCGCGCAGGCGGTCGGGCTCGCGCTGGGTCCGACCGTCGGCGGCCTGCTCGTCGGCCTCGGCGGTTGGCGGCTGATCTTCTTCGTCAACGCACCGGTCGGGCTGATCGGGACCGTCGCGGGGTGGTTCCTGCTGCCGCGCACGCGTGACCGCGCGGCACCGGCACCCTTCGACTGGCTCGGACTCGCGTTGTTCGCCCCCGCGGTCACCATGCTGCTGCTCGCGCTGTCGCAGGCGGAGCACTCGGCGGCGCTGTCCACAGTCGTCGTCGGGCTGCTGGCCGCCGCCGCGCTCCTCGCCGTGTTGTTCGTACGCCGGCAGCTGACCACGCCCGCGCCGATGATCGACCCGGCGCTGTTCCGGCGTACGGCCTTCTCCGCGGGCATTGGCAGCGGGCTGCTCAGCTACTTCTTGCTGTTCGGGGTGCTGTTCGTCACGCCGTTCTTCCTGGAGGCGCACCACCACCTGCAACCCGGGGCGGCCGGGCTGGCACTCACCACCCTGCCGGTGGGCCTCGCGACCGTGGCACCGCTGGCGGGCCGCGCCGCCGACCGGCTGGGCGCCCGACCGCTCACGGTCGCCGGGATGCTGCTGTCGGCCGTTGCGCTCGTCGGCCTGTCCGTCGGTCGCAACCAGCTCTGGGCCGTCGTGGTCGCCCTCGGCGTCGCCGGGCTCGGTCTGGGGCTGTTCACCCCGGCGAACAACGCGGCGATCATGGGCACGGTCCCGTCGTACCAAGCGGGTTCGGCCGGCGGCATCCTCAACATGACGCGAGGAGTGGGCACCGCGCTCGGCGTCGCAGTCATCGCGCTCGTCTACTCCGCGGCCGCGGGCCCCTCCGGGACGCTGAGCATCGCCGGGTCGAGCCGCGGCTTCGCCGTGGCCGCGGGCGTGCTCGCCGTCGTCGCGGTCGCCGCCGCCGCGGTGTCGGCCCGCCGCCCGCCCACGGCGATATCCTGAGCGCTGCGTCACGGCGGTGGGGCCCGCCGTCAACCGTCGCAGCCCGCGGCCAACGGTCCCTACCCGACGGGTAGGAGGTTGCCCCGGTGCACCGCGACGACCGCGCCGACGCTGCTGCGCACCGGCACCTGCACGACCTGAGCGATCTGCCGCTCGACCCCGACATCGACGACGTCGAGGACGCCCGGCACCATCCGCACCCGCCCGGGCCGCCCGCACCGGGGCCGCGCTGGCCGCGGTTCCGGCTCCGCGTGCTGGCGGCCATCTACATCGGTGGCGTACTCGGAGGCATCAGCCGCTACGAGATCGAGCGTGTCGCCCCGGCCGGCGTGGACCGGTTCCCCTGGGCGACGCTCGCCATCAACACCGCCGGCGCCTTCACCCTGGCGCTGTTGCTCGTGCTGGTGCTCGAGGCACTGCGCCCGCGCTGGTACCTGCGACCGGGTGTGGGCACCGGTTTCCTGGGCGCCTTCACCACGTTCTCCTCGGTCGTCACCAGCACCGACCGGTTCGCCGCGCACGGCCACCCCGGTCTTGCGGCCGGCTACCTGATCGGCAGTGCGGTGGCCGGCCTGCTCGCCGCCGGCCTGGGCCTGCTCGCCGGCCGCACGATCGCCGCTCGAGGCACCGGCCGTCCCGCCGTCATGGACGAGAGCGCGGCGTGATCACCGCCCTCGGGGTCGCGCTCGCCGCCGGGGGAGGGGCGGTGTGCCGCTACCTGCTCGACCAGGTCGTGCAGCACCGGCACGAGTCCCTGCTGCCGTGGGGCACGTTCGCGGTCAACGTCACGGGGTCGTTCCTGCTGGGACTGGTGACCGGGCTGACGCTGCACCACGGTCTGGCGGCGACGCCCGCGGCGGTGCTGTCCGCCGGCTTCTGCGCCGGCTACACGACGTGGTCCACCTGGGCGTGGGAGTCGCTGATCCTGGTCGAGGACGGCGCCCGCGGGGCAGCCCTGCTCAAC is a window of Mycobacteriales bacterium DNA encoding:
- a CDS encoding CrcB family protein codes for the protein MITALGVALAAGGGAVCRYLLDQVVQHRHESLLPWGTFAVNVTGSFLLGLVTGLTLHHGLAATPAAVLSAGFCAGYTTWSTWAWESLILVEDGARGAALLNVVGSLGVGLLAAGAGLAVNLL
- a CDS encoding glycosyltransferase family 39 protein; translated protein: MSVETAIPLPRDVDADRARDWRPLLAAGLTLLLAAAIALRFWATSPMWLDEAQTVEIARRAPGHLFAALRHDGSPPLYYLVLHGWMQLVGTGTLAVRALSGIFAVAALPAMWFAVRRLTRSRPSAWVAVVLLATCPFAVRYATEARMYSLLILLVLLAAIAFERVWAAPRPITVAAAAFLTACLVLTHYWALFLVAVSGAGALVAALRGVRRARPVVLALALGCLAFVPWLPSFLYQTAHTGAPWGRPPDLGTALGAPRAWAGGGTGAVLLAIAYYALPVLAIAGTALPTGGILLRRPWRLAPSVAIGVALATMLLGVAVSGALGSAYAARYSAVVLAPFLLGLAGGLMVLPARSRFLVGGAVVALGLAVSLAYPHQLRTQAQQVADALAAAEPGDVVVFCPDQLGPAVHRLAPDAGRQEVFPTGRSPAMVDWVDYADRNAAADPLAFSDLVLGQAGSHAVWLVYANGYPTFGDDCGDLFEDFTAARGDPLIAVHNHGSRVLEHERVAVFLPQ
- a CDS encoding DHA2 family efflux MFS transporter permease subunit, with amino-acid sequence MRVFTLTEAARPDAIRNRPDAHWFVVGTVCVGAFMGQLDASIVTLAFPALRKEFHASIGSVEWVALAYLLTLIATVPAIGRLADVAGRKLLYVYGFVVFSLASVACGLAPNLVSLDVLRVVQAIGAAMLQANSVALITLAMPRGMLGRGIGVQGAAQAVGLALGPTVGGLLVGLGGWRLIFFVNAPVGLIGTVAGWFLLPRTRDRAAPAPFDWLGLALFAPAVTMLLLALSQAEHSAALSTVVVGLLAAAALLAVLFVRRQLTTPAPMIDPALFRRTAFSAGIGSGLLSYFLLFGVLFVTPFFLEAHHHLQPGAAGLALTTLPVGLATVAPLAGRAADRLGARPLTVAGMLLSAVALVGLSVGRNQLWAVVVALGVAGLGLGLFTPANNAAIMGTVPSYQAGSAGGILNMTRGVGTALGVAVIALVYSAAAGPSGTLSIAGSSRGFAVAAGVLAVVAVAAAAVSARRPPTAIS
- a CDS encoding CrcB family protein — translated: MHRDDRADAAAHRHLHDLSDLPLDPDIDDVEDARHHPHPPGPPAPGPRWPRFRLRVLAAIYIGGVLGGISRYEIERVAPAGVDRFPWATLAINTAGAFTLALLLVLVLEALRPRWYLRPGVGTGFLGAFTTFSSVVTSTDRFAAHGHPGLAAGYLIGSAVAGLLAAGLGLLAGRTIAARGTGRPAVMDESAA